DNA sequence from the Chrysiogenia bacterium genome:
CCAGCAGGCGGTCAGCCGCGGCGGGCGCGTGGCCAAGGCCATGCGCCGCCAGGCCAAGCCGCGTTCGGGCCCGGGGACGATGTATTTCGTGGTGCTCATCGGGCTGACCGTGTGCTTCTCGCTGGCTTACGTGTGGCTGCGCATGCACCGCATCGAGGTCGCCTACGAACTCTCGGTCAACCAGCAGCGAGAGCAGGAACTCGACAAGGAACACCGGCGCCTGCTCTATACGCTGGCGACGCTCAAGGACCCCAAGCGGCTTGAAAAGATCGCCCGCGAGGATCTGGGCATGAGCGTTCCCGCGCCCGGTCAGGTCATCGTGCTGGAGGATTCCTCGCAGTGATGATGGATCCCCACACCGAACGGCGCATCCGGCGCCGGGTCATGGTCCTGGGCGGCCTGGGCGTGCTGTGGGCGCTCGGCCTGCTGGTGCGCGCGTGGGATCTGCAGGTGCGCTCGGCTGACAAGCTCAACGCCATGGCCGCGCGCCAGCACACCAAGAAGGTGACGCTCAAGGCGCGGCGCGGCATGGTCTTCGATCGCAACGGCGCAGAACTGGCGATCAGCCTGCCGGTGGAATCGATCTTCGCCCAGCCCGCCGAGCTCGAAGACGCGGCGGATGCGGCGAAGAAGCTCGCGAAAATCCTCGATACCGAAGAGGCTCCGCTTCGCAAGCGTCTGTCCCAGAAAAACCGCGGCTTCGTGTGGGTCGCCCGTCAGGTGGACGCCGACAAGATTACCAAAGTGCGTGCCCTGGATTTCAGCGGCATTGGTTTCATTGAAGAATCCAAGCGCCACTATCCCGGCGGCGAGCTGGCCGGCCACGTGCTGGGCTTTGCAGGCATCGACTCGGTGGGCCTCGAAGGCATCGAATACACCTACAACCGTTTCCTGCGCGGCAATGCCGAGGAAGTGGTCGGCGCACGCGATGCGCGCGGCCGCGCGATTCTTGCGCGCGGGCTGGGCTCGCTCGAAAAACTCAAGGGCGACCACCTCACGCTCACCATCGATTCGACCATCCAGAGCATCGCCGAGCGCGAGCTGGCAGATGCGCGCGAGCTGACCGGTGCCAGGGCGGGCACTGCCACGGTGATGGATCCGCGCACCGGCGAGATCCTCGCCATGGCGGTTGAGCCGCGCTTTGATCCCAATAACTTCGAGAAGTTCACCAGTAACGAGTTCCGCAATCGGACCGTGACCGACATCTTCGAGCCCGGTTCGACGATGAAGCCCTTCCTGCTGTCCTCTGCCATGGAAGAGGGCGTTGTGGCTCCAAACGACATCTTCTTCTGCGAGAACGGCGACTACGAGGTCTATGACCGCACCTTCCACGATACAAAGCCCCACGGCTGGCTGAGCGCGGCGAACATCCTGCGCGTTTCCTCGAACATCGGCGCGATCAAGATCTCCGAGCGTCTTGGTGGGCAGAAGTATTACGACTACCTCCGGCGCTTTGGTTTCGGCCATGCGACGGGGATCGACCTGGCCGGCGAGGCCGACGGCCTGCTGGCGGCACCAAGCCGCTGGAGCGGCGTGTCGCTTCCGGCGATCAGCTTCGGCCAGGGCATGGGCGTCACCGCGATCCAGATGGTTGCCGCCGCCGGAGCGCTGGCCAACGAGGGCATCCTTCACAAGCCCACCGTGCTCAAGGAAGTGCGCGACGGCGAGGGACGGCTCATCCAGCGCACCGTGCCCCAGGTTGTGGACCGGGTGCTCAGTGAATCCACCGCGCGGCGCATCACCGGGATTCTTGAAAAGGTCGTCGCCGACGACGGTACCGGTCGCAATGCCCAGATCCCGGGCTACCGGGTGGCGGGAAAAACGGGCACGGCCCAGAAAATCGACCCGGAAACCGGGAAGTATTCCAGCCAGTTGCGCGTTGTGTCTTTTCTGGGTTACGTCCCGGCCAGCGCGCCCCGCCTGGTCATCCTGGTCACCCTGGATGAGCCCGAGGGGATGGTCTCCGGCGGCGGTACCGCCGGGCCGGCCTTCGCGCGAATTGCCTCCCAGGCACTCGCCTACCTGGAGGTTCCACCTGACAAGGCAGCCGACGACATCACACTCGAAGATCCCGTCGGCGACCTGATTGGTTCGATTACGCAGCACGCCGCGCACCCTGGGGAGGGT
Encoded proteins:
- the ftsL gene encoding cell division protein FtsL, translating into MATSVSISQQAVSRGGRVAKAMRRQAKPRSGPGTMYFVVLIGLTVCFSLAYVWLRMHRIEVAYELSVNQQREQELDKEHRRLLYTLATLKDPKRLEKIAREDLGMSVPAPGQVIVLEDSSQ
- a CDS encoding penicillin-binding protein — encoded protein: MMDPHTERRIRRRVMVLGGLGVLWALGLLVRAWDLQVRSADKLNAMAARQHTKKVTLKARRGMVFDRNGAELAISLPVESIFAQPAELEDAADAAKKLAKILDTEEAPLRKRLSQKNRGFVWVARQVDADKITKVRALDFSGIGFIEESKRHYPGGELAGHVLGFAGIDSVGLEGIEYTYNRFLRGNAEEVVGARDARGRAILARGLGSLEKLKGDHLTLTIDSTIQSIAERELADARELTGARAGTATVMDPRTGEILAMAVEPRFDPNNFEKFTSNEFRNRTVTDIFEPGSTMKPFLLSSAMEEGVVAPNDIFFCENGDYEVYDRTFHDTKPHGWLSAANILRVSSNIGAIKISERLGGQKYYDYLRRFGFGHATGIDLAGEADGLLAAPSRWSGVSLPAISFGQGMGVTAIQMVAAAGALANEGILHKPTVLKEVRDGEGRLIQRTVPQVVDRVLSESTARRITGILEKVVADDGTGRNAQIPGYRVAGKTGTAQKIDPETGKYSSQLRVVSFLGYVPASAPRLVILVTLDEPEGMVSGGGTAGPAFARIASQALAYLEVPPDKAADDITLEDPVGDLIGSITQHAAHPGEGASALSGTAFQVASLDSATGQSIAASDGRVPSFMGMALRDVIGWQGAGRVSLHWQGHGVVVGQMPPPGAPLEPGMKVSLELRPPG